The Capsicum annuum cultivar UCD-10X-F1 chromosome 3, UCD10Xv1.1, whole genome shotgun sequence genomic sequence ATAAgaattctttcaaaattaaattaatatctAAACGTGGTGATTTACGCAACTTGAAgttgacaaaaaattaaacttgTAAAGTAACCCCACATGAGAAATAAGTTGACctaaaaacaaagagaaaaaagagaagcaCAAAACTTATTGTAAATAGTACAAatcgtgaaaaaaaaaaaaacttattgtgCACTTACAAAACATATATAATCATCAAGTtctataaataagtaaaatattctACGAATGTATTTTCTGCTTGAACCTAATTTGCCTGAtaatgagttgaaagaactccTTGATTAACTCAagtttttttgaaatataaagcaagtgtttttagtttacaactacttttaacaaattaacaataacaGAAAAGATTATATAAAGATAGAAGATGACAACCTGAAAATTGTGATGAAAGACAATTGCAAGTCATCTATCAAGAGCTAACAACAtcataattttttcacaaaatctgtcacaaaaataaaagataaatagtgaaatacataaaataaaattctcaaaatgaCGAAACAAAGTTACACATAGCACATCATAGGatgatttcaaaaaaataaaaccaaaatcaaaatctaacatgtaGTATATATCCtaaaaagcaataaaacaaaGAACATGTTTTTCCTTAAAAACATGCCATacgtttttttatatatataaattttggttcttaacttttttcctttccataaataattttttccttaaaaacatGTCATACATTTTTTGTATACATATAAAGTTTGGTTCTtaactttttttcctttccaGAAATAGAGTTTTCCCTAAAATGTTGCTAACGAAAAATTTTAACATTGCATTTAATTCCTTTTTGGTATGAGATTCTTccttatttccttttttcttttatattctaaatatttgaatgataatttaataataattatttttaaaaaatagggaaaagacgatttttgtctattgaggagtattttaataaagggcaaaaagttcaaatcactttttttaggggcttcacacttttaatatattagtttAGCAGCACGTGCCTTGTAGGtgtaatatatatttgattatttaaaattaaataattttatctattacaaagATTTTTAATCAGGTGTAAACAgtatcacttttcaaagattctttacactttaaaataataatgtaaacacaaatatatatttagtataagcacatatatattttaccgcGAGAAGTTTCAAGTATTTAATGGATAATCACTTTTGCGTTTGACATGCATTGCCTCTTTCCGTTGTTGTCAGATGGTAAGAGAGATGCATTAATTTGAACCATCTTTgtggtacgattatttttttatatttaaatttttctttgtttttaaagtcaaatcttacAAAATcgttgattacattcttattacgtacttaaaacttttgaaaatttgatacttcttaaatttttcttattctaacgtttttatatttatttctagatttgaATGTGTTGCATGTTAACAAATTTGAAAAAAGTCAGTCGGAATAAAAGTACtataattgatttttaaataatttattaatttaaaaaattagaaattttgtcTCCCATAATAAATAAGTAACACCTTGATTGTAAATGTTCTAACAACCCTACTAAACTTAAACAGTTGCTATTAAAAATTGTCGATAGGATAATTTGAGAAGATAAAGTTACTTGTAAATTGTTATACTCGTTAAACTACTGAAAATCCtcattcttgaaagaaaattgttTTGGCCATACATTCTTCAAAAccttgaagaaaagaaaatatttcactttatttatttcttttttccagAAAGTTTGtactactatttttatattttttattcttttatttaaatttgttcttaccatatatttttaagACTTCTTTTTCATGTATACCGAAAAAAAAACCTATCCAATAttaatttaccatatattttgcTATTACCATATATTCTTACTCTTGATTATCACAAGTAACCTACTAAATCATCACTTTGAGATTTATTGATAAAAGTAAGAGAGGGACCTTAAAAAATAGCTAAATTGAGTACTACTAATTATTGAACACGATGTAATATCGACGCTAAGACATAACGCATAATTTGCTCCTTAAAATTTTATGACAACACAAATACACttggattaaaaaataaaaaagtttcccTTACATTATCATCAAGAAATCATATAGGGTTTTGGGagacaaaaaagaataaaagacaaaaaaaaaaaaacataaaataaagatttGAAATTTACGAACCTCATGATCAGAACACGTACTATTCATAAATTTAATATATCCTTGACAATTGAGAGACactatacaaataaataataaaaaaataacaaaaaaataaattaattacaaaatacgaaaatatatcaataaaaaaactATTGAAACTCTCCGTGGCTTGTCAGATATTTCATTCAACAGTGATACTTCCAATACCATTGTGATGAAGAGAAGAACTCAATTATCCCGAAGTAcatgaagggtgtgtttggtatgatggaaaatattttcgatggaaaatgttttcttagaaaataagttgattttctacttattttttcatgtttggttggtgagtgaaaaatattttttgaaaaatattttatggtgtttggtaggtgagtagagaatattttttagaaaaatattttctagtgtttgattagtgagtgaaaaaatattttttagaaaatactactactaGCTGTTAGCTAGTATATCAATGTCTctaacaactcaacaatttgtaagaaataatttaagcataacaaataatatcaatatcgaattctAAGATAccacaatcactaaatttaagcaactattaattagcaaatataggagacacttttcaacattttgtcaggacaatctcaagatactacaatcaatagaaatataacggaacgacaaACTTAGTCAACCTCGTGAAACGagttacatcgatgacaagatgaaatatgcaattaacaAAAGTAACATAGATAAGTCTTTctttatgaatatgaaaataacaatacattcaacgaacattggaaatgaaaaaaattcgagtttcacttttttttattttaagcagtgaaaaattaaaataaagcacagtgaaaaatattttcgagcaATGTAATTTTTTGAGAAAAGCAAATTTTTTGAACCAtatgaatatgagtgttgttgggatGGGGAAAAGGAATAGGGTGGGATCACAAGTCTCATTtatcattttctgaaaaataactTTCCTTGatccatgagggaagtcattttccatcaaatgaaagaaaatgagtTGTTGTGAAAAGTATTTTCCCAACATTTCATTACAACCAAACAAgttattttctcaatattttccCAATATTCcatcaaatgaaagaaaatgaattgttgtgaaaaatattttcccaaaatttttcagaaaattttttccatcataccaaacacacccgaaATAGCTGTAAATTATCTtccacaaaagttcataaaagtagtggaaaatatgtgtttttaaaaaattattcaatgtaCTACTAATTATATATGTTTGGACTCCTAATTTTAGAATAAGTCtgactaatatttatattttagaatccaatatcataaatttaattaaataataatttcttaGGGAATGCGAAAAAACGATTTTATCCAAAggaaagatttttaatgaaggataaaaaattcaaacgTGATTTATAAGGtcttttacacttttaatatatatatatatagatatattatcggtttgattcgggttcgaTTTGACTTTTCTTAATTAACACCAACCCAAATCaagaatgatcgattttttttCCTAACACCAAActaatcaaaccaaatcataagtcagTTTTTTTTCTCGATTATATTTAGTTCATCAATTCAATTTGACTTGACAATTTAATCTGTACACCTCTACACACAACTGTACGTACATATACACCACACACTACCCGTACCCTCTCCTTTTTGGTCTCTCTCctaaaacaacaataacaactagTACAACACCAATGGCGATTCCACACCCAAACGCAACAAATTTATCATTAACGACGCAAGTTTCCCAAAGGAATCCATCAAGTTCCCTTCGAATTTGATCGAGAGAATCCAGCTCATCAACTCAATGCAAAGCCTAGCCAATATTTTGAGACCAACTCATACCATAGAGGTACAACGTCATGTTATTTCTATTGTGGATGAAAGAATTCTTTCTCACCTCCCACCCGCCTCTTTCAGAATCCCCAAAAGAATTTAGCCATCTTTTTCATCCAAATTCATTGAATCCaagctgaaaaattcaattatcccaactttgaaattcaaaaatctccAATCAAAATTCTCAAATGCCACTCTGCTTCCCCCTAAAAGGATTCtcaattttttcctataaataggtAGCGTGGGATGGGGTTTTGAGGCGAGgattttttgggaaaaaatttgGGAATTCCGAAGGAGCATTCCTCTGATCCCATATAAccaaaatattcataaataaaaataatcaattttagtGAAACATttgaataattatgataaaaagtTTATCAGAATTCACAGAAGCTGTTCTTTAGTTCGTCGACCTAGCTTGCTACTCCAAAGCAGGTAAAGAACTCATCTTTCatacactattttttttatcaaatctaGTCGTAGCTTATGAGAAAATATGATGTAGTTGTGGATTTTCCGTTGTTGGACATATCAAGTCTTATCGACTCTTACATGAAATTGGTCTTGCGTGGGGTTGTAAAATTATACTGTGATCGGatactagatcaaatatgttttcactcatgtgctaataaaaaattataattatgaaaagatgagagcaaaaaactctctcgaaattaaaaagtgagatgaaaagtgaaaaacttatattttaagtttatattagattttcaattatttaattagcaattaatgaatAAATATTATAACTTAAAGGTCAAGATCTAaaaatatatctacatctactttcaaattattaaaaattactaaaattagttgaaaaagtatttaaaaaatagattataattgatattttatgtataaaaaagttcgaatattatatatatatatattatgtcggtttgatttgggttcgatttgacttttttttttgttaacaccaaaccaaaccaaatcaagaatagtcgtttttttttttctaacgtcGAACCAAATCATAAGTTGGTTTTTTTTATCGGTTTGATTTGGTTCGTCGGTTCGATTTGATTTGACGATTTGATCTGTACACCACTAATTACAGTTGCCTGCTCtaacatatatttcattttattttattttgaacaaTATGTATTCCATTTGTAtgtatctattacaacaaatcaTATTTCAATATATAATGATAGTAATcaacaaatttttatatttttatatatctataaCCTCTTTTTGTTAATCGGAATACATGTTTGACTCTAACTTGCATAACAAACTAAAGCAAAACTTATATTACTAAATCTTAataatattgacaaattatattttataattaagaCAAATTTTGTAAACTTGTATCTATAAATTTATGGGAGATACATTCTATAAGAATGAATCTCTTTTCAATCATTTACTATGAGAGAACTACTAATATACTATTTAATAGCATTGTCATTTCAATATATCTTAATTTCTATCTGATGTGTCAcaacaaaatacataacaaaactaaatataactaattaaaaaagaaataaaaaagctaTTTATTTCGGTAACtgtctttcttaaaaaaaatttaaaaaaataatagcatATGTCTTTATATCAAATTCTTCTTCATATGTCTTCCTTAATGTTTCAGTAAAACTTAGAGCAATGAGGCTTCATATCAACTACATGCTTActtctttaatttcataaatttacaAATCTAAGAGAATGAAGTGGAATTTCCTTTATAACGTAACTTagttcctaaaaaaaaaaaaaagttgagatgCAACAAATCTACATTAAgacaatacaatatatacaaaaactctAAGAACATCATAATTTagatacaaaataatacaaaatgtatGTTTAAACTTAAAAACATGTATCTTGAAAGAAAAAacatgtattttttataatacgattttcaataaaatttaatcAATACTAAATACATGTCAAAATATTATCTGTAACTCACAGATACAAGTTAACACAACATGTATCTATGTAGttataaacttgtatcttttgtaatacctctttcaataaaatttaaacaacacTAGATACATTTCAAAGCATTAACAGTAACTCACAGATACTAGTTAACACAACATGTATCTATGAACTTATAAATTTGTATCTTTTGTAATACAgctttcaataaaatttaaacaacacTAAGTACATTTCAAAGCATTAACAGTAACTCACAGATACTAGTTAACACAACATGTATCTATGAACTTATAAACTTATATCTTTTGTAATACGACTTTCAGTAAAATTAAAACAACACTAAATACATATCAAAGCATTAACAGTAACTCACAGATACAAGTTAACACAACATGTATCTATGTACttataaacttgtatcttttgttatattaatttcaataacacataaaaaaacACAAGATACATATAAAATTGACAACAAAGAATCAGATAAACAATGAATTTCTAAACGTATCATCCATGTCTAAATATATATATCGGCCTAATATTTATCAAATCTAAACATGCCAATAACTTTGAAAGAACAGACTTTCTTAAAACGCTGAAAATTCATTGTTTCTCATCAAATTAAAGTTCCAATGTAAATCGCAATCTGGTTGTACAACTCATTAGGAGAAATCTCTTTAGTATTAACAGCTCTCCTGTTCTTGACATGTCCTCCGCTAACTTATACTGCAAAAGAACGGTGCAAAAAGAAGGTTATCATCACGTTCACTTTATCCTTTCACATTGTTTAAGTTTTTTCCAGGTTCACTTGAAAAAAGAGGAGGTTGCTGTAAATGACCATCACTCTCTCAAGTACGGAAGCCAGAAGGAGCAACTATGTTAAACCCATCAGAACAGTTCCAAGGTTGTAGATTGCCCTACGGAAATCAAATTGCAGTTGGATTGCTGCACTAAACTGCAAGTTcataaaaattgataaatgaCGTGTGAGCATAAACAAAAGTTAGATAAACAATGTTTTTCAGGATTCTACCGAACTACTGAATCTAAATGATTTTGTAGCTTATTTGTATATTCAAAATAATAGCAAAAGGagaactaagaacaaaaaaaaattgaaaaaatcacTTTGTAAACCCAatcacaaaattattttttgaaaaaaaaacgtaaaataagaataaaaaaaattgaagttgatttTAGAGAGGAAATTTACCTTAATTCAAAGGTTTGAATTAGAGAGAGAAATTGGATAGAAACTGCTGCTTGAATTAAGGCATATAAAGAGGAGAAAATGGGTTAATTTTTGGTAAAATTATGGCTAAAAAAAGAAGGTTTTAACTTGTATTTCaattttactaaaaaattataaatgttgggatttaagtaatattttagaaatgtaggaatatttaataatttagaaacataagttgtttatttaggtaattattctaaaattttatttgtataaaagGCAAGAGATGTATAAAACTTTTAAAGTATTTTAACGagtgttttcttctttttcatctaaCATAATTCACTTTAATTGGTAGAAGGGGAAAAAAAATAGAGTTCGAATCAAATACTAACTTTGATTTTTGGTGCATTAATAAGATTACTTgtcaattctttgatttttttttaaattaatattatttatgttataGTTGTAGTGGCTTGAGAAAAGATTAAGATGAATAATTTGATGTTACATaggttattgaaaatttattctaattacttttatgtaGTTTTTTATTTTCGCAAAACATCGAGGGAATCTACAATTGAAATCGGtatataattgaataaacttGATGATGGAGATCGGAGATGATATTATTTGTTGGACTTTAGATTGATGAATGACGAGTAATAATGAGAGGCTATGTTTAGTCATAGAAATGCTGAAACTtaagttattttcttatttaaagtATTTAACATCTCctttatataaattgaaatatcAATTATCTCATATAAATTACGTTCTCGTGTGAACGATGTGACATGATTTGgtaactaaaaatttgaatattgaCAAATTATAAGGGAAAGTGGATTTATCTAGAAAAAGAAATTCCACTCACCTTCGCAGCAACAAAATATTCCCAGCACAAAGACAATTCACGGAAAATAAGGATAGGAACGTATAATttaaagtattttagttttatttagtatgtttttttttttttttttttaaaggaaactTAGTCCTAATACAAAAATGTATTGTTTAGTCATAATACAAAATGACATTTATATCCAATAATAAGTTTCCAGATgaaataaattagaatattttagtcaatcaatattattattcatgtataaaaaataatatagatatagattattttgTCGGAAACCGTCGATCAATTTGGGGATTGCATCGTTATTCTTTGTTAATTATTTGAATAATGCATAAATAGGGAGTTATAAATTATTTAGGTTTAAGCAAAAGTTAACCACAAGagttggtgtggtggttcagcacctcaccCTTAAGCAAGAGATTGGGGGTTGATCCCCATCTCTGGTGAATGGAAAAAATTCTGTGGCTAGTTCCCTACTGCTTAGTGCGACGGAGGATTAGTTCCCTACTGCTTAGTGCGCTAACAGTGAAAcgaaggattagtctcacggctgccggccATGGGATACCTTGggagaccaaaaaaaaaaaagaggtttaaGCAAAAGTTGGCGTTGAAGGAATCCTTttacaaaacaaatcaaaaaagtagatTTCTTCCTTTTTTGTATTATctactataaaatacaaaaactcGACGGCCTTCAATCTGTGAACTACTAAAGGATTCTTGTCTAGTAGTATTGGAAATTCTTAGCAGGCTACCTGTGAAGGCACTTCTTCGTTTCAAATGCGTCTAAAAATTTTGGAAGACAATAATTTTCCAACCTTATTAAGAAAAAGCATCTCAATCATGCTAAGAACCACCAGCTCAATTCCCCAAGTATGCTTTTTCTCCGGTGAAACATTGATTGTCACTTCTGGTCTTCTGCTGCATCCGTGTTTGAACTTGATAAGCATATCTAAATATCTGGCCATCCTTCGAATTCTAATCGATAAATTGGTATGAAAGTCTATTGTAGTTGTGATGGCTTGTTTCTAATCGGCATTTGGACTGAACCGTTTGTTGCACAGCCTTCTATATTAGTTATATGGAACCCCTCCTCAAAAGAATCAATAACACTTCCCCATTTAAAATTTCCACTACAGAtggatgattatgattatgaggatgatgataatgatgataatgataatgattataATCTTGATGATGATACAAGATCTGCTTATGGATTGGTATATGACTCTATCAATGACAACTATAAAATCTTTAGGATTGACATGTATGTCGGTTATGAAATTCTCTCACtgaaaaatggttcttggaagaTAATCGATGAAATCTCAGCAGATAGGGCAGATAGTTGTATGTTGTCTGGTTGGGAATGTTTGGCATTTGTACATGGAGCATTTCATTGGATTGGTTACTTATCAAGAAAGTATTGTCTAGTTTCATTTAATATTTCAGATGAGATGTTCGGAGAGATACAACAGCCAGATGTAGTGCGCTTGCAAATTCATATCAAAAGCATAGTTGATGTTGATGTGGGTATATCAGTGTTGGGAGGAATGCTTGGGGTTTCTTATAAGAATGAGAAAGCTTTTGGTTTATGGTTAACGAAAAATTATGGTGTTAAAGATTTTTGGATGAAATTGTCCACTATACCAAGTACCGAAATTTATAGcatcataccaaaatatatgttTTCAAATTACAAAGTGTTACTCTGCTTTCGCTTTGATGAGGCAAGAAAACGATTTGTTTATAGGGCAATATCTGGTGGATCATCTAAATTAAATGATCGCATTTGGAAGATTATGTTGATATTGGTGCAGCTACCattgatgttggtgattttgtTTATACAGAAAGTCTGATCTAGGGTCATTAATTGGTGCATGGATGGTCTAAATAATAATTATGACTCTAGTTACTTcgtatatgattattttattaggTTAGATGGAGAGAGCTTTTTTTCTCTATGTTAAAAAACCTGGCATTCTTATAAATTATAATTGTATCTGCTGCTTGGGAATTTTTTGATTCCAAAATTGATTTATAAACTCTATTGGTTTGTTATTTGATGTTCTGAAGGGAAGTGCGGGAACCAATTAAATTCTTTATTATGTTGTGTCTCTTTTATTTGCTATACTTGTTTTTCAGTTGAAGTTATCTGTATTAAAGTTTCTTCTCATTAAAAGCTAAGTTTATACACCCAAAAATatgcaattttatagttaaaaCTCCTTTCTTGACCACACCCATACTTGTTAAGTTCTCTTTCTGTTTAATTTATTTCGTCTCCAAATATCAGTAAAGTCCATGGTTTAGTTGTTATAATCACACAActtctttcaaaagaaaaaaaaaaatcacaaactaagcaaaccatgagagaaatttaaagaaaacaaatgaaatttaaaaatgtaGCCATATTCACTTGAGCCCTTTTATGTCTCATGGAAGACGAGGAAGGAAAGAGGAAAAGGGACTTAGAAAGAAAACTGAAAAGGTAGGAGAGAATGCAAAATGTGTTACGAAAAATAAAGTAGAGAAAAACAAGAGTAGAGAgggaagagagagtaattctgatttctattgagggatatctatattcttgatagacattcactatatatcctaatagatcttgatagatatttgatatatcttatctatattcttgatagacattcactataacgttaatacatttataacactcaggaaaaagaaaagagtacacatttctaacaatacacatataggttgcctcattaaaaaacttttaagaaaaaaaatagtgggacaaaacctcgtaaggaaaaaacgagtacaacgcgtattaattccccctaatgagaacatccttcaatctttgcatcccgatcttgtgcaccatcttcttgaaagttgcagttggaag encodes the following:
- the LOC107865461 gene encoding F-box protein CPR1-like; the protein is MYVGYEILSLKNGSWKIIDEISADRADSCMLSGWECLAFVHGAFHWIGYLSRKYCLVSFNISDEMFGEIQQPDVVRLQIHIKSIVDVDVGISVLGGMLGVSYKNEKAFGLWLTKNYGVKDFWMKLSTIPSTEIYSIIPKYMFSNYKVLLCFRFDEARKRFVYRAISGGSSKLNDRIWKIMLILVQLPLMLVILFIQKV